In the genome of Nonomuraea sp. NBC_00507, the window GGGCCTCCGGCGCGAACGGGTGGATCGCGGCGAACTCGGGCCAGGTGATCGGCTCCATCTCGGTGCTTGCGTTCAGCTTCATCGTGCAGGAGCCGAGCGGGATCATCGAGCGGTCCAGCGCGATGTCCTTGTCCTGCAGCTTGCGCAGGTAACGCAGCATCGCCGTCTCGGAGTGGTGACCGTGGAAGACCGGGTGGGTCAGGTACGCCGACTCGCGCAGCAGCGCGGCGGGCAACGCGTCGGCGTCCAAGGCCACCTCGGAGGCGTCCACGCCGAACGCCGCCCATACCTTGGTCACGTCGGCGGCGCCGGTCTTCTCGTCGCAGGCGATCGAGACGTGGTCGGCGTCGGCCTGCCAGAGGTTGACGCCCCGCTCGGCGGCCGCGGCGACGACCTCGGCGGCCCGGCCGGGGACGCGCACCAGGACGGTGTCGAAGAACTCGCGGTGCACGACCTCCAGGCCGGCCTCGCGCAGCCCGTCGGCGAGGACGACCGCGTGCCGGTGGACCCGGTGGGCGATGCGGCGCAGCCCGTCGGGGCCGTGGTAGACGGCGTACATGCCGGCGATGACGGCGAGCAGGACCTGCGCGGTGCAGATGTTGCTGGTGGCCTTCTCGCGGCGGATGTGCTGCTCGCGGGTCTGCAGGGCCAGCCGGTAGGCGGGGTCGCCGTCGGCGTCGACGGACACGCCGACCAGGCGGCCGGGCATCTGCCGCTGCAGCCCCTCGCGTACCGACATGTAGGCGGCGTGCGGCCCGCCGAACCCGAACGGCACCCCGAAACGCTGCGAGGAGCCGATGGCGATGTCGGCGCCGAGCTCGCCCGGCGCGGCCACGAGCGTGAGGGCCAGCAGGTCGGCGGCGGCCACGACGAGCGCGCCCGCCTCGTGCGCGGCGGCGGCCACGGCGCGGAAGTCGCGCAGCCGCCCGGAGGCTCCCGGGTACTGGACGAGCACGCCGAAGCACTCGGGCAGCTCGCCGTCGAGCGGGTGCTCCACGAGCGTGATGCCGAGCGGCTCGGCGCGGGTGGCCAGCACCCGCTTGGTCTGCGGCAGCGCGTCGGCGTCGACCACGAACACGTTGCTCTTGGACTTGCCGGCGCGCCGGGCCAGCGTCATGGCCTCGGCGGCGGCGGTGGCCTCGTCGAGGAGGGAGGCCCCGGCGACGGGCAGGCCGGTGAGGTCGGAGACGACCGTCTGGAAGTTCAGCAGCGCCTCGAGGCGGCCCTGTGAGATCTCCGGCTGGTAGGGGGTGTACGCGGTGTACCAGCCCGGGTTCTCCAGCAGGTTGCGGCGGATCACCGCGGGCGTGATCGTGTCGTGGTAGCCCAGGCCGATCATCGAGGTCAGCACCCGGTTGCGGTCGGCGAGGGCGCGGAGCTCGGCGATCGCCTCGGTCTCGCTCGCGGCGGCGGGCAGCTGGAGCCGGTCCTTGGCCCTGATGGCCTCGGGGACGGCCACGGCCACCAGGTCGGACACGGACTCGAAGCCGACGGCCTCGAGCATGCGCTGCTGCTCGGCAGCGGAGGGGCCGATGTGCCGGGATGAGAACGGCGGAGCTGACAGGTCGGTCATGGACAGTGCCTCCCGAGGCTATGGAGACCGGCGCCAGGGCGCGGGCGAGTGCCGGATCTCCCCACTCTGTCAGCGCGGCGTCACCGCGACCTGAGAGCTTCACCCCCGTGAACAGGGGCTTGCACCGTCGGTGAGGCACGCCTGGCGGGCGCGCCTGCTTTCCAGAGTTGCCTCGCCCGAGCGGTACGGGGTGCCTGAGAGATTCCGGGGAGGGTTGCTCCTTCGGCGCCCCGGGACCCGTGGGCCCCAGAGACTCTCCCGCACGGGGTCGTCAGCCTTGCTGTCCTACATTACAGCCCCTATGCGTTACAAGGGGATTTCACCCGATGCGTCGGGCGCGGCGGCGGCGGGCGAGTTCGTCAGCGGGGTGGTCGGCCGGGACGGTGTCCTCGACCGCCGCTCTTTCCCCCGGCAGCTCCGCGAGGGATCCCTCGACCTCGCGCCAGACCCGGCCGAGCGCGATGCCGAACACGCCCTGGCCGCCCTGGAGCAGGTCGATCACCTCGTCGGCGGAGGTGCACTCGTAGACGCTGACGCCGTCGCTCATGAGCGTGATCTGGGCGAGGTCGGCGACCCCGCGATCGCGCAGATGCTGCACGGCCGTGCGGATCTGCTGCAGCGACACCCCGGTGTCGAGGAGCCGCTTGACGACTTTGAGCACCAGGATGTCGCGGAAGCTGTAGAGCCGTTGGGAGCCCGAGCCTTGCGCGGCCCTGATCGTGGGCTCTACCAGGCCCGTGCGCGCCCAGTAGTCGAGCTGCCTGTAGGTGATGCCGGCCGCCGCGCAGGCCGTGGGCCCGCGGTATCCGATGTCGCCCGGCAACGCCGCCGGCTGCTCGTCGAAGAGCAGTCCCTGCTCCCCGGCACGCTGCCGCGCGTCCTCACGCCGTACCGGATCTTCCTGGCCGGCCGTCTTTCCCTCGCCGCTGCTGACCGCCACGCGGACCTCCGGCTTTCTCTCATCCCGTGGCCTGATCTGGGGGTTCATGAAGGGCGGCCACGGGTTTCACTTGCACCGTAGGACCGTGACCATGCTCAGTCAACGATCCGGCTCGGCGCGTCGTGAAGCGTAAATGCACCGAAATACCTACCCCGCCCTGCCGAAGTCTTCGGGAGTGATTGTGTCAAGGAACTCCCTGAACTTCTCCACCTCGTCCTCTTGGTCGTCGGGGATGACCACGCCGGCCTCCTGGACCACCTCCTCGCTGGCGAAGATGCGGGCTCCGGTGCGCAACGCGAGCGCGATCGAGTCCGACGGCCGCGCGCTCACCTCCACGCCGTTGGAGAACACCAGATCGGCGAAGAAGATGCCATCACGCAGCGCGACAATGTTGACCGCCCGCAGGCCGACGCCCAGGGCGCTCAGGACGTCACGGAAAAGGTCATGGGTGAGCGGCCGCGGCGGTGGCTCCTCCGCTTGGGCCAGGGCGATCGCCGTCGCCTCGGTCATGCCAATCCATATCGGAAGGAACCGCTCCCCGTGTGCCTCCTTGAGCAAGACGATCGGCTGGTTTGTGGGCATTTCAACTCTTACGCCCACGACCTCCATCTGCAACACGGGCTGCTCCGTATTCCTGACCGGTCACCCGGCACAGCTCTTCGCTCGACTGGCTACTTCAATTCAACGTAACACCCGGCGGGCCTGGAATGTGCCGTCGGCTCCCTGCTCGCCTCGCTCTCAACGGCCCAGCACCGACCGTACGCCCGTGCGTACCAGAGATGCGTGCAGATCGAGCAAGAGGGCCGAAAGCTCCCTGGCGATCTCCTCCGCCTCGCCGGCGGCCCCGGGGGCGCGCCGTTTCAGCACGGGCGCGACGGTCTGCTCGACCAGACCGCACTCGCGCTCGGCCGCAGCCTTGACCGCGCGCAAATGCCGGGCGTGCAGGCCGAAGCGGGCCAGGGCGCCGACGGTGCGCGCGACCTTCAGCGCCTCCTCGTCGTAGCGCCTGGCCACCGGGGCGAGCAGGCCGTAGTCCTCCAGCTCGGTGAGCGTCTCCTCGTCGATCTCCGCGGCCTCGAGCAGCTCGGCACGGCTGAGCTTGACCTCGTGCTTGTCCTGCACCGCGCGGGGGCGGCCGAAGCTCTCGGCCATCCTGTCCTTGATCACCCGCAGCGGCAGGTAGTGGTCGCGCTGCTCGGTGAGGATGAAACGCAGCTGCTCGACGTGCAGATGCGTGAACTTGCGGTAGCCGGAGGGGCTGCGCTCGGGCTCGATCAGCCCTTCGCCCTCCAAGAACCTGATCTTGGAGATGGTGACATCGGGGAACTCGCCCTGCAGGAGCGCGAGCACCTCCCCGATGCTCATGTGCGAGCGTGCCGCCTGGGGGCTCATGCGACCTTCGGCCTCATGAGCCCAGGGGCCGTGTCCATGCGTCGCTCGCTTGACTCGCTCATGCCCCGGCGTTGCCCCGCATCAGGAAGACCAGGCGGAACTTGCCGATCTGCACCTCGTCGCCGGAGTGCAGCGGCACCTCCTCGATCCGCTCCCTGTTGACGTAGGTGCCGTTGAGGCTGCCGACGTCGCGGACGGAGAACTGGCCACCACGATGCCGGTAGAACTCGACATGGCGGCGGGAGACCGTGATGTCGTCGAGGAAGATGTCGCTCTCCGGGTGGCGCCCGGTCGTGGTCAGCTCCTTGTCGAGCCGGAAACGACTCCCCTGATTGGGGCCCCTGGTCACCGTGAGCAACGCCGTGCCGGGCGGCAGCTGCTCGACGAGCGCCCGCTCGGCCAGGAGCATGTCACCTGTCTCAGCCTCGTATGCCTCGATTCCCGCGACGGAGATCGTCGACGTGGTGTCCCCGGAGACCTCGGGTCTGGTCAGCGGTGACCCACAACGGGAACAGAAACGGGCATCCTCGGGGTTGGCGTGCCCGCACTGCGTGCAGTAGACGCTCGGCATCGATCGGCTCGGCCTCCTACCGCGAAGACGCGGCGACGGTGCTCGGGGCGCGCCTCGCTTCGCTTTCTCACGTTTGCGAATGCCGCAACATACGCTGATCAGCGGTAAAGGTCAACTCGGGGCGCTGGACTGTGGTGTGGACGCAGACAAAGTTACCGCCGCTTCCGCCCCGTGGTCCATGCCGCCGCGCGTTTCAACATTACGATCTTGCGGCGCCGTCCGCGCGCTTCGCGGGCGAACTTTTTCAGATCACACTCGGTGACCGGCCCCTAGGTGGCGGCCTGCTCCACGATGCGCGCCCAGTGTTCGAGCAGCGCCTGGGCGCCGTCCATGTCGGGCGCCTCGGCCCACAGATCGGTGAGGGGCTCGGTGGCGGCGGGCAGGATCAGCACCCAGCTCCCGTCGTCGTGGGTCACGCGCACCCCGTCGGTGGTGTCGATGCGGTGCCCCTCGGCCTCGGCCTCGGCCGCCTCGATGACCGAGCGCATGACGGCGCCCTTGGCCGCCCAGGGCGTGGGCACGGCCCGCTTGAGCAGCTTGACCTCGGGGATCCTGGCGTCGATCTGGCTGAGCGACAGGCGAGTGCGGGCGACCAGCCCCAGCAGGCGCATGAACGCGGCCAGCCCGTCGATGGCCGGGCTGAACTCGGGCACGACGAAGCCGCCGCGCCCGTCCGCCGCGAAGATCATGTCGGCTCCGGCGGCGGCCGAGGTGAGGGCGTCCAGCGCGGTGGAGGTCCACTGCACCTGCACGCCGTGGAAGCGGCAGACCTGCTCGGCGACCCTGGTCGTGGTGACCGGAAGCGCCACCTGGCCGCCCCGGCGCTCGGCGGCGACGAGGTCGAGCACGACGAGCAGCGCCCGTTCGTCGTTGATGAGCTGGCCCATCTCGTCCACCAGGGCGATGCGCTCGCCGACCGGGTCGAACCGCACGCCGAAGGCCGCACGCGAGGAGCTGACCAATTCGGACAGGCGCTGCAGGTCGCGGCGGCGCTCGGCCAGCGTCTCGGTGGGCGAGAGGTCGTCGAGGCGGGCGTTCACGGTCAGCACCTCCACCCCGAGCCGGCCGAGTAACGCCGGCAGCACCAGCGACGAGGTGCCGCCGGCGCAGTCGACGACGACCTTCATGTCCCTGATGCCCTCCATGCCGACGTGGCGCAGCAGCTCACGCGTGTAGTCCTCGACCGCCCTGGCCGGGTAGGTGAGCTCGGCGATCTCGCCGGGGAAGGCGCGGCGGAACTCCTGCCGGGAGAAGACCCGCTCCAGCTTGCGCTGGGCGGCCGGCGGCAGGTCGGCGCCGCGGCCGTCCATGAGGACGATGTCGACGCTCTGCGGATCGCCTGGCGTGGTACGCAGCGATATGCCGCCCGCGGCCGACTCGCGGCCGGTGTGGAAGCGGGCCACCGGCAGCGGGGCCGCCTCCAGGTCGAGCACGTTGATGGCGCTGGCGGTGAGCGCGGCGTTGACGGCCCGCTTAAGCGCCCTGGCGGCCAGTGAGCAGTCGCGGGAGGTGACGACGTGCTCGCCCTTGTTCAGGGTGGTGGCGTACGCGCTGGCCAGGCGCACGCACAGCTCGGCGGTGATCTCGACGTTGACCAGGCCGCTGACGCCCCGGGGCCCGAACAGGTTGCGCTGGCCGCGCGACTCCCAGATGACGCTCGTGTTGACGACCGCGCCCGCCTCGATGGTCTTGAACGGGTAGACCCTGACGCCGCTGGAGACGTACGCCTCGGCCTCGATGACGCACTCGTCGCCGACGACGGCGTTCTCCTCGATGCGGGCCCCGGCCATCACATCCGTGCTCTTGCCGATCACGCAGCCGCGCAGGTGGGCCCCCGGGCCGAGGTAGACGTTGTCGTGGACGATCGCGCGGTGCAGGAACGCGCCCTCGCGCACGACTACGTTGTTGCCGAGCACGGTGAACTCGCGTAGCTCGGCGCCCGCCTCGACCTTGGCGTACTCGCCGATGAGCAGCGGGCCTTTGAGCACGGCGTCGGGGTCGACCGAGGCCGACTCGGCGACCCAGACGCCGGGCGAGAGCTCGAAGCCGCCGATGTCCAGGGCGACCTTGCCGGACAGGGCGTCGGCCTGCGCCTTGAGGTAGCTCTCGTGGGTGCCGACGTCCTCCCAGTAGCCGTCGGCCACGTACCCGTAGAGGGCGGCGCCGCGCTCGAGCAGGGCGGGGAAGACGTCGGATGACCAGTCGACGGGCTCGTCGGCCGCCACGGCCTCGAGGACCTCTGGCTCCATGACGTAGACGCCGGTGTTGACGGTGTCGGAGAAGACCTGCCCCCAGGTGGGTTTCTCGAGGAAGCGCTGCACGCGGCCTTGTTCGTCGACGATGATGATCCCGAACTCGAGCGGGTTCGGTACGCGTTTCAGGCCGATTGTCACAAGCGCCGCATTTTCCCGATGAAATCGGATCATTTCCGTTAAATCGATATCCGTCAGGGCATCGCCGGAGATCACCAGGAATCGATCGTCGCGAAGGCGGTCGGCGGCGTTCTTGACGCTGCCCGCGGTGCCGAGGGGCAGGTCCTCGGTGGCGTACTGGAGGCTCATGCCGAGTTCGTCGCCGTCGCCGAAATAGTTGCGCACCAACGCCGCGAGGAACTGCACCGTCACCACCGTCTCGGTGACGCCGTGCCGCTTGAGCAGGCGCAGCACGTGCTCCATGATCGGGCGGTTGACCACGGGGAGCAAGGGTTTGGGCTGGTTGGCGGTCATCGGACGCAGCCGAGTGCCCTCCCCGCCCGCCATGACGACCGCCTTCACCCGATCACTCCTTTTTGGCCGACGTTACGAGCTGCCGCACCTGTACCGCATACAGCACCCCTGCCCACCAGTAGAGGCCTGTTCCCCAGAGTGCGAACGCCCATCCGGCAATTCGGGCTATATCGGCATACCACCCAGTGTGGGATGCAAGGAAGAGGAGAGGGAAGGCATACATGAGGTTGAACATGGCGGCCTTGCCCAGGAAATGCACCTGAAGTGCCCTATAGCCGTATTTGCGGAGTACGGGGAAGCAACTCGCGACGAAGAGTTCCCGCGCCACGATCACCGCGACCAGCCACCAGGGGATGACGTCGCGCAGCAGCAGCGCCAGGATCGTGGCGCCCACATACAGCTTGTCGGCGGCCGGGTCGATGATCCGGCCGAGCTTGCTGGTCTGGTTGAACGCGCGAGCGATCTTCCCGTCGAGCCAGTCGGTGAACCCGGCCACCGCGAGGACCCCGATGGCCCACCCGTCCGCCTTGGGCCCGAGAACCAGCCAGAGGAACACGGGCACGCCGAGGAGGCGCAGAAAGCTCAGCAGGTTGGGAACCGTCCAGATCCGGTCCTCGGCGGAAGTTTCGCTCACGAGGCAGACCCTACTGCCTGGAACTCCACCACAGCGGCCCCGCCTGCGGCGGACTGCCCGGGGACCGGTCAGGTGCGCAGGAACGCGTGGACGCGGCCCAGCTCCTCGAAGCCGAGCCGGGCGTAGAACTCCTTCGGCCAGCCGGACGCGCCGGCCACCAGGAAGATCAGCTCGGCCCCAGCAGCCTCCGCCAGGAGCGCGATGATCAGGGCACGCGCGTATCCCCGGCCCCGGTGCTCCTCGCCGGTGAAGACGTCCTCGATCTGGGCCACGCCGCCGTGCGCGTAGAGGTCCGCCCTGGCGGCGATCCGGCCGTCCGGGGCGCGCAGGCCGCGGAAGGCCACCGCGTCGGCGCCGCGCAGCCGGGTCTCCACGCGGCGGGCGAGATCGTCGATCACGTGCTCCGGGGCCTGGGGCAGACTGCGGCGCCAGTCGCGGCGCAGCACCGGCACCAGCTCCTCCAGATCGAGGTGCACGGCGGCGGGCGGGTCGGCCGGGATCGCGCCGCGGAAGGCCATGACCACGTTGGTCTCGTGGTCGTAGCCGGCGGCGGCGAACGCGTCCGCCAGCGCCGTGCCCAGGCGGTCGTCGTCGACCGACACCAGCCGGTGGGCACGCTTGGCGAGGACCTCGTCGGCCGCCCGCAACAGTGCGCCGGAGGCCGGGCCGGGACCGTCACCGGCGCCGACGATCAGCTTGTTGTCGTCGTAGGAGCCCGGGTAGCGCTCGTCGAGCACCGCGAAGCCGCCGGGCACCGGGAGCGTCCGCGGCGCCCTGCGGCGGGCGAAGGCGCGCATGAAGCCGACCGCGCGGGCCAGGTCGGCCGCCGCGCCCTGTCGCGCCAGAGCGGCGGCGCGCGCGAGCTCCTCCGTCACGCCGATCGGCTTGCCGGGCGGGCGCCCCGCACCGCCTGCAGGAACGCCGTGATGAGGGCCGGGTCCTTCACGCCGGGCGAGGACTCCACGCCGCTGGACACGTCGACCCCCCACGGCTCGGCGGCGGCGATCGCCTCCGTCACGTTGGCCGGGGCGAGGCCGCCGGCCAGCAGCCACCTCCCCGACGGGCGGCCGCGGATCGCGGCCCAGTCCCACGGCAGACCGGAGCCCGCATGGGGGGCGTCGACGAGGAGCAGGTCCTCGTCGTAGGCGCCGCACCGCAGGTCGGCCTCGGCGTCCACCGCCCTGATCAGAACGGCTCCGAGGTCCTTGAGCGCGGTGAAGTCGCCGTGCGGGTGCCTGCCGTGCAGCTGGACGGCCCGCACGCCGGAGGTCAGCGCCGCCGCCCGCACCGCGCCGGGGTCCTCGCCGCGGAACACGCCGACGGTCAACACGTGCGCGGGAACCAGCGCGGCCAGCTCGGCGGCACGCTCGGGCGCGATCTGCCGGGGGCTGCGGGTCATGACGAACCCGACGGCGTCGGCGCCGGCCTCGACCGCGGCGGCCACGTGCTCGGGCTCGGTCAACCCGCAGATCTTGACGTACACATCCTGGGGCACACCTGAAACCTTAGCGGCGGCGCGCGGTTGCCGGTGACCGCGCCCGGATCAGCGCCGTGGCGTCAGCCTGCGGGATGATCGCCGATCCGCCGGACGGCGGACACCTGGACCTCCGGGGCCGGGGAGGCGTCAGCCGGGGCCGCGGCGTACCGGGCGGAAGGAGGCGTCCACGAGGCCGGTGCGGTGAGCCACGACCGCGGCCTGGATGCGGTTGCGCAGTCCCAGTTTCTCCATCGCGGCGGCGATGTGGGTCTTGACCGTGGTGACGCCGACGTGCAGCTCCTCGGCGATCTCCGCGTTGGACAGGCCGGTGCCGACCAGGGCCAGCACCTCCACCTCGCGTTCGGTCAGCCCCGGGGGCGGCGGCGCGGTGGCCTGCTCCTCGGCCGCCAGGAACCCTTCGACGACCCTGCGCAGCACCGACGGCGCGAGCAGCTGCTCGCCGGCCGCCGCCCGGCGCACGGCCTCCACCATGCGCTCCGGCTCGTCGTCCTTGACCAGGAAGCCGACGGCCCCGGCCCGCAGGGCGGCGTAGACGTTGGCGTCCTCGGCGAACGTGGTCAGCACCACGATCCTGCTCGCCGGGCGGGCGGCCAGCACCCGCCTGATCGCCTCCAGGCCGTCGACCCTGGGCATGCGCAGGTCCATGAGGATCACGTCGGGCACGTGGCGGTGGGCCAGGCGGACCGCCTCGGCGCCGTCCTCGGCCTCGCCCACGACCTCCATGCCGCCCGCGGCCTGCAGCAGCATGCGCACGCCCGCGCGGACGAGCGCCTGGTCGTCGGCCACCAGCACGCGGATCACACGGCGCTCCCCGAGGGCAGGCGCGCAGGCAGGCTGGCGGCCAGCAGCCAGCCGCCCTCGCCGTCGGGGCCGGCGGTGAGGGTGCCGCCGAGCGCGCGCACGCGCTCGCGCATGCCGGCCAGCCCGCGGCCGGAGGACGGCAGGCGTTCGATGCTGGTGGGCGGCCGGCCGTTGCGGATCTCCACCGACAGCGCCTCACCGGCGGGGACCACGCTGACGCGGACCCGGGTGCCGGGGCCTGCGTGTTTGAGCACGTTGGTGAGTCCTTCCTGGACGATGCGGGCGGCGGAGGTGCGGGCGATGAGCGGCGCCTGGTCGGTGGCCGGGTCGAGGTCCAGGTCTACCACGAGCCCGGCGGCGGCCATGCGCTCGGCCGACTCGCGCACCACGTCGGCGGGGTTGGCCAGCAGGTGGGGCTCGTTGTCCGGCCGGGTCCCCTCGCGCAGCAGGTCGAGCAGATCCCGCAGGTCCTGCAGCACTTGATGGCCGGTCTCGCGGATGTCGTTGAGCGCGTCGGCGACGGGGCCGTCGGGCGCGGTGTAGCGGGCGGCGCCGGCCCGCAGCACCATGGCGCCGACGTGGTGGGCCACGATGTCGTGCACGTCGCGGGCGATGCGCTCGCGTTCGGCCAGCTGGTCGGCCCGCACCTGCGCGAGCGCCGCCCGGGCGGCCTCCTCGGCGCGCAGCCGGTCGGCGGCCACGGCGGACTGCCGCACGCCGAGGTAGCGGCCGATCGCGATGGGCGTGGCGACCAGCGTCATGAGCACGCCGACGCGGAACGGGGTGATGTCGGTGTCGTCGCCGACCACGGCGATCGCGGTCAGCAGGCAGCCGGCGAAGTACGCCGCCACCGTCCACGGCCAGGAGGCCACGCGCATGGCGAACACACCGACAGCGATGAGGGTGAGGATCACGCACGTGTTGACCGCGTCGTTCAGGTAGGTGTCGGCGGACAGCAGCAGCACGCCCTGCAGGAGGAAGACCAGCCCGGGAAAGCGCCGGGCGATGCCCAGTGCCAGGCCGCCCACCACGGCCAGCAGCCCGACGACCCAGACGGGCTGCGTGCCCGAATGCCAGGAGGTCCAGGTGCTGAGCACGGTGATCGCCACCCCGGCGGCCGCCAGCAGCGCGTCCGGGGTGACGTCGCGCTCCTCCAGGCGCCCGGCCGAGCTGCGCAGGTAGGCGCCCAGCACGGCGGGGAAGACCGGCAGCAGCACCGCGTACATCCACGCGTTGGCGGTGAGCGCGATGCCGGGGTCGGCGATGTTGACCGCGGTCGCGCCGATCGTGGCGGCAACGGCCACCGCCGTGGCCCGCCGGCCGGACCGGAACCCGGCCACACCGAGCGCGACGCACACGAGGATCTGCGCGGTGTTCGAGGTGAGCGATCCCAGCTGGTCGGTGACGACGAGCAGGACGGCCAGGTAGAGGGTGACCGGCACCGGCCACCGCCGGACCAGCCCCATGGGCAGGCCCGCCAGGAGCGCCATCGGAATGTTCAGCTCCGCGGGCAGAGAGTTCGTCTCGCCCGCATGGGCCGTGGTCAACAGGGCCAGAGCCACACCCGAAACGGCCAGCAGGACATCCAGCGGCACACCGCGCCAACGCATGCGCACACGGTATCCGGCCGCGATGAAGGGCCAATCCTCCCGGCGGAGGACCCCTCCTCCTCCTTGTGGCCGCAGGGACCGTCCTCAGGGGGGAGCGATTGGTCAGATCTTGGCCCTAGTTTTGTCCTATGTCTAACGGCACTGCTCTCTTTCTCGGTCAGTTCCTCCGCTCCCCTGCCATGATCGGCGCGCTGGCGCCGAGTTCCCGGCAGCTGGCCGCCGCGGTGTGCACGCCGATCCCCGAGCGTGGCGAGCCGACCGTGGTGGAGCTGGGCCCCGGCACGGGGTCGTTCACCGCGGAGATCCAGCAGCGGCTCTCCGGGCGCGGCCACCATCTGGCCGTGGAGGTCAACGAGCCGCTGGCGCGGTTGCTCACCGAGCGTTTCCCCACCGTGGACGTGGCGCACGCGGATGCGGCGCACCTGAGCGAGCTCCTGCGGGAACGGGGATTGCGACAGGCGGACGTGGTGGTGAGCGGGCTGCCGTGGGCGGCTTTCCCGGAAGGCTTGCAGAGGGATCTGCTGGGCGCCGTGACGGCGTCGATGTGCCAGGGAGCGGCCTTCACGACGTTCTCCTACATTCACGCCATCCCGCTCAACTCGGCGCGGCGTTTCCGGGAGCTGCTGGCCGAGCGTTTCGAAGAGGTCGTACGGGGACGCACGGTGTGGCGCAACGCTCCCCCGGCCTTCGTCTTCCACGCGCGCCGTCCCAGGCCCTGACGGAAAAAGGGGCACCCGCGGCGGAGGAGCTCCTGCTCAACTACCTCACTGCCCCGGGTGCTCGGCCCTGCTCGCGCTTCAGCCCGGCTTGCCCATAGCCTTGTGGATCACGTCCCGGGCCCGATCCATGATGGCAACGGGCGGGCCTACGAGCAGGTTCTGCGCCGCCGTCTCGACCCCCGGGTGCGGGTGCGTGGGCGCCATGGCCTCCGCTGCCTTCACCCCGACGGCCATCGCCTGACGCTCCTTGTCGCCGGTGGCCTGCTTGAACTTGGGAAACTCTTCGTGTTCCTCATGCTCGGCGTGCGCGACGACGGCTTTGCGCAACGTGGCGAGGTTGGTGGCGAACTGAGGATGGTCGACGCCGTCCTGCTCCATCTGCGTGAGCATGTCCTTGGCGGCGTTCTCCTCGGCCAGCCGTTCATCGACCACCTCCTGGCCGTGGTCGAGTTTGCGGCGCGCGTACGGGTGGACGATCTCCTCCTCCGCTGTCTCGTGGACGGCCAGCAGCCGCACCAGGCTTCGGAAGGCCTCTTCTTTGTCCTCCGGGGCGGCGTTCTCGACCTCGTCGAACAGGCCTTTGATCTCCTCGTGCTGGCGTAGCAGCAGGTCGATCACATCGTTGTCCTTCATGAGCTTGCGCCTACCCGAGGCCTGGGGAAGCACACGCCAGCCCTCAGCCGAAGGACGGGGGCCGTTTCTCCCGCAGGGCGCGCACTCCCTCGGCCACGTCGGGGCCGGTGAAGCCGAGGAACTCCATCGCCAGCGAGGCGTCGAAGGTCGGCCCGGCCAGCCGGAGCCAGTTGTTGAGCGAGTATTTGGTCAGCCTGATCGCCTCCTGGGAGCCGGCGGCGAGCCGGACGGCGATCTCCATGGCCTTGTCGTGCACCTGGTCGTCGTCCACGCACAGGCTGACGAGCCCCATCCGCTCGGCCTGCTCACCGGTCACCGGCTCGCACAGCAGCAGGTGGTATTTGGCCTTGGCCAGGCCGCACAGCAGCGGCCAGACGATCGCGGCGTGGTCGCCCGCCGCGACGCCGAGCCTGGTGTGCCCGTCGATGATGCGCGCGGTGCGGCCGGCGACGGAGATGTCGGCCAGCAGCGCGACCGCGAGCCCGGCACCCACGGCGGGACCCTGGATGGCGGAGACGACCGGCTTGGCGCAGTTGAGCACGTTGTAGACGATGTCGCGGGCCTCGGCGAACACGCGCAGCCTGGTGGCGTGGTCGCGGGTCATCTCCTCGATCATGGACAGGTCGCCGCCGGCGGAGAACGCCCGGCCCTCTCCCCTGACCACGATCGCCCGCACGCTCTCGTCGCGGCCGGCGTCGCGCCAGATCTCGGCCAGCTCGCGATGCGCGGTCATGTCGACGGCGTTGAGCCTGCCCGGCTCGCTGATCGTGATCCGCAGCACGCCGCCGGCCGGGGTGTCGATCGCGAGCTTGGTGTAGGCGTCG includes:
- a CDS encoding phosphoribosylanthranilate isomerase, whose product is MPQDVYVKICGLTEPEHVAAAVEAGADAVGFVMTRSPRQIAPERAAELAALVPAHVLTVGVFRGEDPGAVRAAALTSGVRAVQLHGRHPHGDFTALKDLGAVLIRAVDAEADLRCGAYDEDLLLVDAPHAGSGLPWDWAAIRGRPSGRWLLAGGLAPANVTEAIAAAEPWGVDVSSGVESSPGVKDPALITAFLQAVRGARPASRSA
- a CDS encoding response regulator transcription factor translates to MIRVLVADDQALVRAGVRMLLQAAGGMEVVGEAEDGAEAVRLAHRHVPDVILMDLRMPRVDGLEAIRRVLAARPASRIVVLTTFAEDANVYAALRAGAVGFLVKDDEPERMVEAVRRAAAGEQLLAPSVLRRVVEGFLAAEEQATAPPPPGLTEREVEVLALVGTGLSNAEIAEELHVGVTTVKTHIAAAMEKLGLRNRIQAAVVAHRTGLVDASFRPVRRGPG
- a CDS encoding GNAT family N-acetyltransferase → MTEELARAAALARQGAAADLARAVGFMRAFARRRAPRTLPVPGGFAVLDERYPGSYDDNKLIVGAGDGPGPASGALLRAADEVLAKRAHRLVSVDDDRLGTALADAFAAAGYDHETNVVMAFRGAIPADPPAAVHLDLEELVPVLRRDWRRSLPQAPEHVIDDLARRVETRLRGADAVAFRGLRAPDGRIAARADLYAHGGVAQIEDVFTGEEHRGRGYARALIIALLAEAAGAELIFLVAGASGWPKEFYARLGFEELGRVHAFLRT
- a CDS encoding CDP-alcohol phosphatidyltransferase family protein, producing MSETSAEDRIWTVPNLLSFLRLLGVPVFLWLVLGPKADGWAIGVLAVAGFTDWLDGKIARAFNQTSKLGRIIDPAADKLYVGATILALLLRDVIPWWLVAVIVARELFVASCFPVLRKYGYRALQVHFLGKAAMFNLMYAFPLLFLASHTGWYADIARIAGWAFALWGTGLYWWAGVLYAVQVRQLVTSAKKE
- a CDS encoding mannose-1-phosphate guanyltransferase — protein: MKAVVMAGGEGTRLRPMTANQPKPLLPVVNRPIMEHVLRLLKRHGVTETVVTVQFLAALVRNYFGDGDELGMSLQYATEDLPLGTAGSVKNAADRLRDDRFLVISGDALTDIDLTEMIRFHRENAALVTIGLKRVPNPLEFGIIIVDEQGRVQRFLEKPTWGQVFSDTVNTGVYVMEPEVLEAVAADEPVDWSSDVFPALLERGAALYGYVADGYWEDVGTHESYLKAQADALSGKVALDIGGFELSPGVWVAESASVDPDAVLKGPLLIGEYAKVEAGAELREFTVLGNNVVVREGAFLHRAIVHDNVYLGPGAHLRGCVIGKSTDVMAGARIEENAVVGDECVIEAEAYVSSGVRVYPFKTIEAGAVVNTSVIWESRGQRNLFGPRGVSGLVNVEITAELCVRLASAYATTLNKGEHVVTSRDCSLAARALKRAVNAALTASAINVLDLEAAPLPVARFHTGRESAAGGISLRTTPGDPQSVDIVLMDGRGADLPPAAQRKLERVFSRQEFRRAFPGEIAELTYPARAVEDYTRELLRHVGMEGIRDMKVVVDCAGGTSSLVLPALLGRLGVEVLTVNARLDDLSPTETLAERRRDLQRLSELVSSSRAAFGVRFDPVGERIALVDEMGQLINDERALLVVLDLVAAERRGGQVALPVTTTRVAEQVCRFHGVQVQWTSTALDALTSAAAGADMIFAADGRGGFVVPEFSPAIDGLAAFMRLLGLVARTRLSLSQIDARIPEVKLLKRAVPTPWAAKGAVMRSVIEAAEAEAEGHRIDTTDGVRVTHDDGSWVLILPAATEPLTDLWAEAPDMDGAQALLEHWARIVEQAAT